The proteins below are encoded in one region of Leptotrichia sp. oral taxon 215 str. W9775:
- the hemW gene encoding radical SAM family heme chaperone HemW yields MKDTGNRKIEKNVDALYVHIPFCEKKCEYCDFCTFINMSREYEKYTEALVKELKMYPEYEYDTVYFGGGTPSLLPIELLSYIMENIKYKKEGEITLELNPNDMSPEKLIKLRKLGINRLSIGIQSFQDHVLKFLGRLHSGEDAIRVFRDARNAGFENISIDLMFGIPNQSLEDLKKDLETIIQLSPENVSIYSLIWEEGTVFWSKLQKGILSEMDQDLEAEMYEEIIDFLKKNGYGHYEISNFSKKGMGGVHNLKYWRNKEFIGAGLSAATYCKGKRYSNVRSFSKYYRCIEENIFPVDDKSIEIVDKEEEKKLKNMLGLRLTEEGTEYFEAEEVKKLLDNGLLERFDGGKRMRLTEKGILLANDVFVEFI; encoded by the coding sequence ATGAAAGACACAGGAAACAGGAAAATAGAAAAAAATGTAGATGCACTTTATGTACATATTCCTTTTTGTGAAAAGAAATGTGAATATTGTGATTTCTGCACATTTATAAATATGAGCCGTGAATATGAGAAATATACGGAAGCACTGGTGAAGGAACTCAAAATGTATCCTGAATATGAATATGATACGGTATATTTTGGAGGAGGGACTCCGTCTCTTCTGCCTATTGAACTGCTCTCATATATAATGGAAAATATAAAATATAAAAAAGAGGGAGAAATAACATTGGAACTCAATCCAAATGATATGTCTCCCGAAAAGCTCATAAAATTAAGAAAATTAGGGATAAATAGGCTCAGTATAGGAATACAGAGTTTTCAGGATCATGTACTAAAATTTTTAGGAAGACTGCATAGCGGCGAGGATGCCATAAGGGTGTTCAGGGATGCCAGAAATGCAGGATTTGAAAATATTTCCATTGATCTGATGTTCGGTATTCCCAACCAGAGCCTTGAAGACTTGAAAAAAGATTTGGAAACAATAATTCAGCTTTCTCCTGAAAATGTGTCAATATACTCACTCATCTGGGAGGAAGGGACAGTCTTCTGGAGTAAGCTTCAGAAAGGGATTTTATCTGAAATGGATCAGGATCTGGAAGCTGAAATGTATGAAGAAATAATTGATTTCCTGAAAAAAAATGGATATGGTCATTATGAAATATCCAATTTTTCAAAAAAAGGAATGGGTGGAGTGCATAACCTGAAATACTGGAGAAACAAGGAATTTATAGGAGCAGGGTTAAGTGCGGCCACATACTGTAAAGGAAAAAGATACAGCAATGTGAGATCTTTCAGTAAATATTACAGATGTATTGAGGAAAATATTTTTCCTGTAGATGATAAAAGTATAGAAATAGTTGACAAAGAAGAAGAGAAAAAACTTAAAAATATGCTTGGATTAAGACTTACAGAAGAAGGAACAGAATATTTTGAAGCTGAAGAAGTAAAAAAACTTTTGGATAATGGACTGCTTGAAAGATTTGACGGCGGTAAAAGAATGAGACTGACTGAAAAGGGAATTCTTCTTGCAAATGATGTATTTGTTGAATTTATTTAA
- a CDS encoding YggS family pyridoxal phosphate-dependent enzyme yields MELNSEKISQNYEGILQDIKKYSPYPEKVKILFVSKYLGIEEQKALINMGYNYFGENRAQVYRDKLERFSGEKYENLVWDFIGRLQKNKIKYIITNVNLIHSIDSFDLLSEINKKAIENNRVVNGLIQINVSKEESKTGIYIEDFQKESEKYFSMSNVKIKGFMTMAPLDAEIEEIDGYFSKMYNLKKEYEKKYNYCSELSMGMSNDYIEALKNGATILRIGSKLYW; encoded by the coding sequence ATGGAACTTAACAGTGAAAAAATATCTCAGAATTATGAAGGTATTCTTCAGGATATAAAAAAATATTCGCCTTATCCTGAAAAGGTAAAAATATTATTTGTAAGTAAGTATCTGGGGATTGAAGAACAGAAAGCCTTGATAAATATGGGGTACAACTATTTCGGAGAAAACAGGGCACAAGTTTACAGAGATAAACTGGAAAGATTTTCCGGTGAAAAATATGAGAATTTAGTTTGGGATTTTATTGGAAGGTTGCAAAAAAACAAAATAAAGTATATAATAACAAATGTAAATTTGATACATTCAATAGATTCTTTCGACTTATTATCGGAAATTAATAAAAAAGCAATTGAAAATAACAGAGTTGTTAATGGTCTAATACAAATTAATGTTTCAAAGGAAGAATCCAAAACAGGAATTTATATAGAAGATTTTCAGAAGGAATCAGAAAAATATTTTTCTATGAGCAATGTTAAAATTAAAGGGTTTATGACAATGGCACCTTTAGATGCAGAAATTGAAGAAATAGATGGATATTTTTCCAAGATGTACAATTTAAAAAAAGAGTACGAAAAAAAATATAATTATTGTAGTGAGCTTTCTATGGGAATGTCGAATGACTATATAGAAGCATTGAAAAACGGTGCTACTATACTTAGAATAGGAAGCAAATTATACTGGTAA
- a CDS encoding cell division protein SepF has product MGLKQKFLEFFGEVDEDDEVVENKKVEEEVEVTQQPKQQVKTYSHVEFDHPEEKEKKGMNIFGGGKKEEIGKMKVSYVSIIRPKVFEDSRLIADSIKEKKVVTFSLEFLEFEVGQRVIDFVSGAAYAMDAHLSKVTDKVLTSIPNGVGYEDIDTSLEEEKDGSKLL; this is encoded by the coding sequence TTGGGATTAAAACAGAAATTTTTGGAATTTTTCGGCGAAGTTGATGAAGACGATGAAGTAGTGGAAAATAAAAAAGTTGAAGAAGAAGTTGAAGTGACACAACAACCAAAACAGCAGGTTAAGACTTACAGTCATGTGGAGTTTGATCATCCTGAAGAAAAGGAAAAGAAAGGTATGAATATTTTTGGCGGAGGAAAGAAGGAGGAAATAGGAAAGATGAAAGTAAGCTATGTCTCAATAATTAGACCGAAAGTCTTTGAAGATTCCAGATTAATAGCAGACTCAATAAAAGAAAAGAAAGTTGTAACATTCAGTTTAGAGTTTTTAGAATTTGAAGTAGGACAGAGAGTAATAGATTTTGTTAGTGGAGCGGCTTATGCGATGGATGCACATCTTTCAAAAGTTACAGATAAAGTTCTTACATCTATTCCAAATGGAGTTGGATACGAAGATATCGATACTTCATTGGAAGAAGAAAAAGACGGAAGTAAATTATTATAA
- the mnmH gene encoding tRNA 2-selenouridine(34) synthase MnmH translates to MIIMQSYEKITEKIKKGKNLLFIDVRSPSEYEEARIPEAVNIPVFSDKEREYIGTLYKVEGKKEAIREAVGIVGKKVQDIYIEFEKYIEKDRELIVYCARGGMRSSTVTSLFKEFSLPVIKLENGYKGYRQYLNENLPKMIKEKELIALYGKTGSGKTNILQEIKQKGYDVLDLEKCANHRGSLLGGIGLGGDATQKNFEAYVMDSILKSKSDIIFTEGESKRIGSVVMPNYLFEEVFNARKFFIETDMDKRVEIIRKEYLKESYDENEIFAALEKLGRYIGEKRKNEYIEELKNKEFDKVIKDLMGNYYDNAYKTKSHTFEKTFHNADEEKCAEDIIKYVFGI, encoded by the coding sequence ATGATAATAATGCAAAGTTACGAAAAAATAACGGAGAAAATAAAAAAAGGGAAAAACCTTTTGTTTATCGATGTAAGAAGTCCCTCAGAATATGAGGAGGCAAGAATACCTGAAGCTGTGAATATACCTGTGTTTTCTGATAAGGAAAGGGAATATATAGGAACACTTTATAAAGTAGAAGGGAAAAAGGAAGCAATAAGGGAAGCTGTGGGAATTGTAGGGAAAAAAGTACAGGATATTTATATTGAATTTGAAAAATATATTGAAAAGGACAGGGAACTGATAGTTTACTGTGCAAGGGGCGGTATGCGTTCCTCAACAGTTACTTCCCTATTTAAGGAATTTTCATTGCCTGTCATAAAACTGGAAAATGGTTATAAGGGATACAGGCAGTATTTAAATGAGAATCTTCCCAAGATGATTAAAGAAAAGGAACTGATTGCCCTATACGGAAAAACCGGTTCCGGAAAAACAAATATACTGCAGGAAATAAAACAGAAGGGTTACGATGTACTGGATTTGGAAAAATGTGCAAATCATAGGGGGTCACTGCTGGGAGGAATAGGTCTTGGTGGAGATGCAACCCAGAAAAACTTTGAAGCTTATGTAATGGACAGTATATTAAAATCCAAGTCAGATATAATATTTACAGAAGGGGAAAGCAAGCGGATAGGTAGTGTTGTTATGCCAAACTATTTATTTGAAGAAGTTTTTAATGCAAGAAAATTTTTCATAGAAACAGATATGGATAAGAGAGTTGAAATAATTAGAAAGGAATATCTGAAGGAAAGCTATGATGAGAATGAAATTTTTGCGGCACTTGAAAAACTTGGTAGATATATTGGTGAAAAAAGAAAAAATGAATATATCGAAGAACTGAAAAATAAAGAGTTTGACAAAGTCATAAAAGATTTGATGGGAAACTACTATGATAATGCATACAAAACAAAAAGCCATACTTTCGAGAAAACATTTCACAATGCAGATGAGGAAAAGTGTGCTGAGGATATAATAAAATATGTATTTGGAATATAA
- a CDS encoding DMT family transporter: MKKNNTLLGASLIVIAAVMWGLDGVLLTPAYFSKFHFYDVNFIVFIAHAIPTLILSVLFFNQYKELKNFTKNDYIFFMLIALFGGTLGTLSIVKALQLSEFSKFSIVILIQKAQPIFAVLLAFFILKERPSKRFYIVAAISLIAIYLLTFEFKSPALLPKNNILAAMYSLLAAFSFGSATVFGKKVVYKFSFLTSTFYRFFFTTVVTLFFVLFSGNTEKSLGLYFSNGGLISLSMFIAIFGLIAILIYYNGLKSVTASISTFCELAFPLTSVVTEAIVYKRFLSPVQLVAGTVLIASILYLNLGKVKVDIEGIDKVKEADI, translated from the coding sequence ATGAAGAAAAACAACACTCTTTTAGGAGCTTCTTTAATTGTAATTGCAGCTGTCATGTGGGGGCTGGATGGAGTTCTGCTTACTCCTGCATATTTTTCAAAATTTCATTTTTATGATGTCAATTTTATTGTTTTTATTGCCCATGCAATACCAACTCTTATTTTATCGGTTCTTTTTTTCAACCAGTACAAAGAACTAAAAAATTTTACTAAAAATGACTATATATTTTTCATGCTGATTGCATTATTTGGAGGTACTTTGGGAACTCTTTCCATTGTGAAAGCACTTCAGCTGAGTGAATTCAGCAAATTCAGCATTGTAATACTTATCCAGAAGGCACAGCCTATATTTGCTGTCTTGCTAGCTTTCTTTATTTTAAAGGAAAGACCTTCAAAAAGATTTTATATAGTTGCGGCTATTTCGTTAATTGCAATATATCTTTTAACATTTGAATTTAAAAGTCCTGCACTTTTACCAAAAAATAATATTCTTGCTGCCATGTACTCACTGCTTGCGGCTTTTTCCTTTGGAAGTGCAACTGTATTTGGAAAAAAGGTTGTATATAAATTTTCCTTCCTGACAAGTACATTTTACAGATTTTTCTTTACTACAGTAGTAACTCTATTTTTTGTACTATTTTCAGGAAATACGGAAAAAAGTCTTGGCCTTTACTTCAGTAACGGAGGATTAATATCCCTTTCAATGTTTATCGCCATATTTGGACTGATAGCTATACTTATTTATTATAATGGACTGAAAAGTGTGACTGCTTCCATTTCAACTTTCTGTGAACTGGCTTTCCCACTGACTTCAGTTGTTACAGAAGCTATTGTTTATAAAAGATTTTTATCTCCTGTACAACTTGTGGCAGGAACTGTACTGATTGCTTCCATACTATATCTGAATTTAGGAAAGGTCAAAGTCGATATTGAAGGTATTGATAAGGTAAAAGAGGCTGATATTTAA
- a CDS encoding RIP metalloprotease, whose translation MSIILAIIILGIIIFLHELGHFMTAKYYKMPVLEFAIGMGPKLFTKRIGETDYSIRMLPLGGFVNIAGMQPEENPEDEVPGGFYTKPAFSRFVVLIAGVMMNFLTSIIAIFILISMTGVVPLKYIEPVIGTIQESSRAKDFLQPGDRITEINGAKISNWKDLQEEILKINGTEKKYNDEDIPVKISRNGKEMSDNVKLTYSKETESYILGIQVQSPKLSFLKKIKISVYSFAEYFKMMVHGLKMLITGKVSAKEITGPVGLPKFVGEAYKTGGGLALINIFIILSINIGLMNLLPIPALDGGRLLFVIPEFIGIKVNKKIEEKIHMVGMMLLLLLMAFIIFNDVTKYF comes from the coding sequence ATGAGTATAATTTTAGCAATAATAATACTTGGAATTATTATTTTTTTACATGAACTTGGTCATTTTATGACAGCAAAGTATTATAAAATGCCAGTTTTGGAATTTGCAATAGGAATGGGTCCAAAGTTATTTACAAAAAGGATAGGTGAAACAGATTATTCTATAAGAATGTTACCATTAGGAGGATTTGTAAATATTGCAGGTATGCAGCCGGAAGAAAATCCTGAAGATGAAGTTCCGGGAGGATTTTATACAAAACCTGCATTTAGCAGATTTGTTGTACTGATTGCCGGTGTAATGATGAATTTTCTGACATCTATTATAGCAATATTTATTTTAATTTCAATGACAGGAGTGGTACCATTAAAATATATAGAACCTGTTATTGGAACGATTCAGGAAAGTTCAAGAGCCAAGGATTTTTTACAGCCTGGAGACAGAATTACAGAAATAAATGGAGCAAAAATTTCCAATTGGAAGGATTTGCAGGAGGAAATTTTAAAAATTAACGGAACTGAAAAAAAGTATAATGACGAAGATATTCCTGTTAAAATATCCAGAAATGGAAAGGAAATGTCAGATAATGTAAAACTGACATACAGTAAAGAGACTGAGTCTTATATTTTAGGAATTCAGGTGCAATCTCCGAAACTTTCATTCTTAAAGAAAATAAAAATTTCTGTGTATTCCTTTGCAGAATACTTTAAAATGATGGTACACGGTTTAAAAATGCTTATAACTGGAAAAGTTTCAGCAAAAGAAATAACAGGGCCTGTAGGATTACCTAAATTTGTAGGGGAAGCCTATAAAACTGGAGGAGGACTGGCTCTTATAAATATTTTCATAATATTATCAATAAATATAGGTCTTATGAACCTTCTTCCTATACCTGCACTTGACGGTGGAAGACTTTTATTTGTAATACCTGAATTTATAGGAATAAAGGTAAATAAAAAGATAGAGGAAAAAATCCACATGGTCGGTATGATGCTGCTATTACTTTTAATGGCCTTCATCATATTCAATGATGTGACAAAGTACTTCTAA